In Pseudofrankia saprophytica, one genomic interval encodes:
- a CDS encoding MFS transporter encodes MRAASNVPSPSPSVLTDGRASAWRAVGGGDRRVALGRAAGLAVAAYAFVVTMAGTTLPTPLYPAYRAEFGFSQLMVTVIFATYAIGVIAALLLFGRLSDRVGRRAVLLPGLVASAASAVVFLLAGGLPELLAGRLLSGLSAGIFTGTATATIVDLAAPGRAGRAALVATVANIGGLGCGPVVAGLVARFGEHPLRLTFVVDLALLVLAALGVLLLPETVTPAARAA; translated from the coding sequence GTGCGCGCCGCCAGCAATGTGCCGTCCCCGTCCCCGTCCGTGCTGACCGACGGGCGGGCGTCCGCCTGGCGGGCGGTCGGCGGTGGAGACCGGCGGGTGGCACTGGGCCGGGCGGCCGGGCTCGCCGTGGCGGCCTACGCGTTCGTGGTGACGATGGCGGGCACCACGCTGCCGACGCCGCTGTACCCCGCCTACCGGGCCGAGTTCGGCTTCTCGCAGCTGATGGTGACGGTCATCTTCGCCACCTACGCGATAGGGGTGATCGCGGCGCTGTTGCTGTTCGGCCGGCTGTCCGACCGGGTCGGGCGCCGCGCGGTGCTGCTGCCGGGCCTGGTGGCCTCGGCGGCGAGCGCGGTGGTGTTCCTGCTCGCGGGCGGGCTGCCGGAGCTGCTCGCCGGCCGGCTGCTGTCCGGCCTGTCCGCCGGGATCTTCACCGGCACCGCGACCGCCACCATCGTCGACCTCGCCGCGCCGGGGAGGGCCGGGCGCGCCGCGCTGGTCGCCACGGTCGCGAACATCGGTGGTCTGGGCTGCGGGCCGGTGGTGGCCGGCCTGGTCGCCCGGTTCGGTGAGCACCCGCTGCGGCTGACGTTCGTCGTCGACCTCGCGCTGCTCGTCCTGGCGGCGCTCGGGGTGCTGCTGCTGCCGGAGACGGTGACGCCGGCCGCGCGGGCGGCG